In Cutaneotrichosporon cavernicola HIS019 DNA, chromosome: 1, one DNA window encodes the following:
- a CDS encoding uncharacterized protein (Eukaryotic membrane protein family), with amino-acid sequence MEEKERLFHEKRGREEGNDLLGHNTESGTVRRAGSATTLTPAQEEQIDEQATSSPRVPPARLATVPYSTDYDMAELDLGHAEHEHGTYSSLPPSPRGTKFDYEYSHRLQLDLDVDVVLARLDPGGSPRVSRRRLSLDSASVSAHDSERELEEVEQFWPARSRRQTLDSSQVLPPISPTSDTHSVEPEPHEPEVPNAERDRKGLSIWDLLRDEDAAEQWEGWIADGKWERIANFLAVPVAVEKVITFGSLLCLDSFLYNFTILPIRATFAFTRILSRIVRRQPLTPIPPAHVQSVLRLLLIVIPAAALLVSTDASKMYHSVRGQDTIKLYVIFNALEIGDRLCCAFGQDVLDTLFARDTLDSLTYIDQRKGKRRKRERVRPAFFFFLSLGYVLIHTIIFFYMLIALNVAINSYDYTLISLLISNQFVEIKGSVFKKFEKENLFQIMCADIVERFQLGMMLLVIAMRNMMEMAGSDLAFLPKSFTRGSSLLERILSPVLFVLASEMVVDWMKHAFIAKFNHVRASVYGRFTDVLAKDVLLAGTIGSSSDKRKRKSPLVARRLGIANIPLAVLVIRISAQIVGMLTSTSTQAINGQSVSSDWIWLSLKWALAILITASIWGCLVALKILLGLGLLSYSALRQAGMDEREAQDTVNDFGRGPVGISKEEIEYNKQTSRYLSKPDDDLPDHPSAPILRSTPQTTKLAEAEGANAEGRVKGKKKAWRLEEVERWTMVKRIW; translated from the exons ATGGAGGAGAAAGAGCGCCTCTTTCACGAGAAGCGGGGACGAGAAGAGGGCAATGAC ttGCTGGGACACAATACCGAGTCGGGCACCGTGAGACGCGCTGGCAGTGCGACGACTCTGACGCCTGCACAAGAGGAGCAGATCGACGAGCAGGCCACGTCCTCACCCAGAGTGCCACCCGCACGGCTCGCGACTGTCCCGTACTCAACTGACTACGATATGGCTGAACTGGACCTCGGACATGCTGAGCATGAGCATGGGACGTACTCGTCCCTGCCGCCATCACCACGCGGGACCAAGTTCGACTATGAATACTCGCACCGGCTTCAGTTGGATctggacgtcgacgtcgtcctcgcccgccttgATCCTGGAGGCTCTCCTCGCGTTAGTCGTCGACGGCTGTCGCTTGACAGCGCCAGCGTCAGTGCGCACGATAGCGAgcgtgagctcgaggaagtcgaGCAGTTCTGGCCTGCCAGAAGCCGCCGACAAACACTCGACAGCAGTCAAGTGCTTCCACCTATATCGCCGACGTCCGATACACACAGTGTTGAACCAGAACCACACGAGCCAGAGGTGCCGAATGCCGAACGCGATAGGAAGGGCCTCAGCATCTGGGACCTGCTCAgagacgaggacgccgccgaACAATGGGAGGGCTGGATCGCCGACGGCAAGTG GGAGCGCATCGCCAACTTCCTCGCCGTGCCGGTGGCCGTGGAGAAGGTGATCACCTTCGGCTCCCTCCTCTGCTTGGACAGCTTCCTCTACAACTTCACCATTCTTCCTATACGAGCGACTTTCGCATTCACGCGGATTCTTTCGCGGATTGTGCGGAGGCAACCCCTTACTCCTATTCCCCCCGCCCACGTCCAGAGTGTGCTGCGCCTGCTACTCATCGTCATCCCTGCTGCCGCGCTACTGGTGAGCACCGACGCGAGCAAGATGTACCACTCGGTCCGCGGCCAGGACACGATCAAGCTCTACGTTATCTtcaacgccctcgag ATCGGAGACCGCTTGTGCTGCGCCTTCGGACAGGATGTGCTCGACACGCTGTTCGCGCGAGACACCTTGGATTCACTCACGTATATCGACCAGCGGAAGGGCAAAAGGCGCAAGAGGGAACGCGTCCGCCCCGCattcttcttcttcctgtCTCTGGGTTACGTCT TGATTCACACAATCATCTTCTTCTACATGCTCATAGCCCTCAACGTCGCCATAAACTCGTACGACTACACGctcatctccctcctcatcaGCAACCAGTTTGTGGAGATCAAGGGAT ccgTCTTCAAGAAGTTCGAGAAGGAGAACCTCTTCCAGATCATGTGTGCAG acaTCGTAGAACGCTTCCAGCTGGGCATGATGCTTCTTGTCATCGCCATGCGCAACATGATGGAGATGGCTGGCTCCGacctcgccttccttcccAAGAGTTTCACCCGTGGCAGCAGTttgctcgagcgcatctTATCT CCTGTGctcttcgtcctcgcctCGGAGATGGTCGTCGACTGGATGAAGCACGCCTTCATTGCCAAGTTCAACCACGTCCGCGCCTCCGTCTACGGCCGCTTCACtgacgtcctcgccaaggacgtGCTTCTGGCTGGCACCATCGGTAGTAGCTCTGACAAGCGGAAACGAAAG TCTCCCCTTGTTGCTCGCCGCTTAGGGATCGCCAACATCCCCCTCGCGGTGCTCGTCATCCGAATCAGCGCCCAAATCGTGGGCATGCTGacgagcacctcgacgcAGGCAATCAACGGGCAGAGCGTCAGCTCGGACTGGATCTGGCTGTCGCTTAAATGGGCACTTGCGATTCTGATCACGGCCAGCATCTGGGGATG CCTCGTCGCACTCAAGattctcctcggcctgggtCTGCTCAGCTACTCAGCCCTGCGTCAGGCGGGCatggacgagcgcgaggcccAGGACACCGTGAACGACTTCGGGCGCGGCCCTGTTGGCATCAGCAAAGAGGAGATT GAGTACAATAAGCAGACGTCGCGATACCTCTCCAAGCcggacgacgacctgcCTGACCACCCGTCAGCTCCTATCCTGCGATCAACCCCTCAGACCACAAAGCTCGCTGAGGCAGAGGGCGCCAATGCAGAGGGCAGAGTAaaggggaagaagaaggcatggcgccttgaggaggtcgagcgctGGACCATGGTGAAGCGTATATGGTAG
- a CDS encoding uncharacterized protein (Right handed beta helix region) yields MRLLLLAALLAPVQAIVNDCLRKADHTKINALFSNGGPGTKVYLCPGTEVALSGTIVFTAADQELATFGYPGDDRRAKLRIASDAVATAIQGDCRRCARVAVRNLVIDGARRKYGRVRDPNSSPGLVILGGNEGQAVRECAISDPRGFTAVHVREGAKLNCQGALIERNEITSVGEEYDPAYDGTDPESSPWGRPLADGISIACRNSVVRDNLLTDCTDAGIVVYCSPGTKIENNRVSTERRSAIGGILLVDAQPFNGDYSGVIVKDNTLDASARIMRIGIGLGLSILSDDIETMLKGGSVISNRLTGDYMGYGIAAAGLQGWTIKDNLDEARYEGQPSDRCFDDPINPPPQAFIYNSATLDKSTVQDGFFDSDFAYIVCIDGPGEAPFRYSAESEQAPQDSSDGSEHDISAPDEHEPPQSATEARITDPGLPPPEILPGGLLSTGNSMLDGILLHSQQRLLDRIDEITSGVHVSVTRSLSMAPPAGDAVTLHARLAELEHSQARLLSATHDVHLALSRLRTKTHEVGLWESDVLLSIQQEVEPIKKRDQVLDDLEDDGNASVFDLPVRVILLGGCCSAVALAVRRFRRPVHDKIV; encoded by the exons ATGAGGCTCCTCCTCTTAGCCGCTCTCCTAGCCCCCGTTCAAGCCATCGTGAACGACTGTCtccgcaaggccgaccATACAAAGATCAATGCCCTCTTCAGCAACGGCGGCCCGGGAACCAAAGTCTACCTGTGTCCTGGAACCGAGGTGGCGCTCAGCGGCACCATCGTATTCACCGCCGCGGATCAGGAACTTGCGACCTTTGGCTATCCGGGAGATGACCGACGTGCCAAGCTCCGCATCGCCTCGGATGCCGTGGCAACCGCCATTCAAGGCGACTGCCGTCGTTGCGCTCGCGTGGCTGTGCGCAACCTCGTTATCGACGGGGCGCGGCGCAAGTACGGGCGCGTGCGCGATCCTAACAGTTCACCAGGCCTCGTGATTCTCGGAGGAAACGAGGGACAGGCTGTGCGCGAATGCGCCATCTCGGACCCGCGCGGGTTTACTGCGGTACACGTCCGCGAAGGTGCAAAGCTCAATTGTCAAGGCGCCTTGATCGAGAGGAACGAAATCACAtccgtcggcgaggagtACGACCCGGCGTACGATGGAACGGACCCCGAGTCATCACCATGGGGCCGACCACTAGCCGACGGCATCAGCATTGCATGTCGAAACTCGGTTGTGCGCGACAACCTCCTGACCGACTGCACCGATGCCGGCATCGTCGTCTACTGCTCTCCCGGTACCAAGATTGAGAATAACCGTGTGTCGACCGAACGGCGGAGCGCGATCGGCGGCAtcctccttgtcgacgccCAGCCCTTTAACGGCGACTACTCTGGCGTTATTGTCAAGGACAACACTCTCGACGCGTCGGCACGAATCATGCGTATCGGCATTGGCCTCGGCTTGAGTATCCTGTCGGACGACATCGAGACGATGCTCAAGGGCGGCAGCGTCATCAGCAACCGCCTCACCGGAGACTATATGGGCTACGGTATCGCGGCTGCGGGTCTGCAGGGATGGACGATCAAAGACAACTTGGACGAAGCCCGGTACGAGGGCCAGCCTTCGGACCGGTGCTTCGATGACCCCATCAACCCCCCACCACAAGCATTCATCTACAACTCGGCAACGCTCGACAAGTCGACAGTGCAGGACGGCTTCTTCGACTCAGACTTTGCGTACA TCGTATGTATTGATGGCCCCGGAGAAGCACCATTTCGCTACTCAGCTGAGAGCGAACAAGCACCCCAAGACTCCTCTGACGGATCGGAACACGATATCTCGGCTCCAGACGAACACGAGCCGCCACAATCAGCCACCGAAGCACGGATCACTGATCCAGGACTGCCACCACCCGAAATTCTTCCGGGAGGCCTTCTCTCAACGGGTAACAGCATGCTTGACGGCATCCTGCTGCACTCGCagcagcgcctcctcgaccgcatcgATGAGATCACCAGCGGCGTGCACGTGTCAGTCACCCGCTCATTGTCCATGGCGCCACCAGCTGGGGACGCGGTTACACTGCATGCCCGCCTGGCTGAACTCGAGCACTCGCAGGCACGCTTGCTCTCAGCCACGCATGACGTGCACTTGGCGCTCAGTCGCCTCCGCACCAAGACCCACGAGGTGGGGCTATGGGAGAGCGATGTCCTTCTCTCAATCCAGCAGGAGGTTGAGCCCATCAAGAAGCGTGACCAAGTCTtggacgacctcgaagaCGACGGGAACGCGAGTGTGTTCGACTTGCCGGTCCGAGTAATCCTGCTCGGTGGATGTTGTTCAGCAGTTGCACTAGCCGTCCGCCGCTTCCGACGGCCGGTACACGATAAGATCGTGTGA
- a CDS encoding uncharacterized protein (G-patch domain): protein MNYHDRSRSPPNISYSPSSPAYRSRSRSRSPRRYDDRRRRDYRDRDREHEYRVPPPRGRDREYDGRVPPTRDRDREYDDRVPPPRDRDRDRDYYDDRSGDNDRRDRDDGWRDYARDDRRERPSHRREERRFDDSRPPSDPSRDLIFLGLDTELSEKELEGYLRVEHGYNVESCKIVRERASGQSKGFGFAQFATLEQAKRFMDDNYPHVTMPALFGHSEPRRVKIDFAGSRLEDAPAPAPQIGARHDGTRDIGQPGGGSRVLLLRGLDPGTYAGEVVRRLAEEVIRMLGKGTQRDAEACISRVAMIVDRASAISWGFAFVELVTPELASALMPFLFLPQHQPTGFLISGVPIATSFANPNALIPTPSGPMGGQFLLRAAANGGFGAGTIDTPDGEFCTYWHQQAGAVETVPRGAPAVPARGVSLELSDETRRFLGNLAGKWKPPKPTGAAAVATSNVPGEASSSAPGTETPSGPLVGGMQPIKIGFGNAVKKKPKEEPAMVEIMSKGLVDDDDEVDLVGKDSVLLSRTKGAHIVPPTSTSRKVAGFINKWNTKQTELSTPRKPKAPNAPPAGVSAANAAPVVQVPVQHQQPTQPSTSNEFDFGDTQNFATTGKVACLLCQRQFKSEEMLRKHNAQSELHKTNLADNAIREAGKRRKNNALAAQTGSNQQFRDRAAERRDVHQQPDRPALDPDPRRPVGDKVEAAAPKAPAPEKNVGNKLLAKMGWTSGTGLGVNEDGRAEPVQVQQFEERAGLGATAGREAGRWSGPGGWQRRAQDMTQERFQEAERQNQGQN from the exons ATGAACTACCACGACAGGTCacgctcgccacccaacatATCCTActctccctcttctccaGCGTATCGATCGCGCTCACGATCCCGCTCTCCAAGGCGATACGACGAccggcgtcgtcgcgacTACCGCGACCGCGATCGCGAACATGAATACCGTGTGCCGCCTCCGCGAGGCCGCGATCGCGAGTACGACGGTCGCGTTCCACCTACCCGCGACCGTGATCGCGAGTATGATGACCGTGTCCCACCTCCACGTGACCGCGATCGCGACCGTGATTACTATGACGACCGCTCCGGTGACAACGACCGGCGTGATCGCGACGACGGCTGGCGCGACTATGCCCGGGATGACCGGCGCGAGCGCCCGTCGCATCGCCGTGAGGAACGTCGTTTCGACGACTCGCGGCCGCCATCGGATCCTAGCCGGGACTTAATCTTCCTTGGTCTTGATACGGAACTCTCtgagaaggagctcgagggaTACCTCCGCGTCGAGCATGGTTATAATGTCGAGTCCTGCAAGATTGTGCGGgagcgcgcgagcggccAATCTAAAGGCTTTGGGTTCGCGCAGTTCGCAACCCTTGAGCAGGCCAAGCGTTTCATGGATGACAA CTATCCCCACGTCACGATGCCCGCTCTGTTCGGTCACAGTGAACCGCGCCGCGTAAAGATCGACTTCGCGGGATCGCGGTTGGAAGATGCGCCTGCTCCGGCTCCCCAGATCGGCGCACGTCACGACGGAACACGCGACATCGGACAACCGGGCGGCGGGTCGCGTGTGCTTCTCCTCCGGGGCTTGGATCCGGGCACATACGCaggcgaggtggtgcgCCGACTTGCAGAGGAGGTCATTCGCATGCTCGGCAAAGGTACGCAGCGTGATGCAGAGGCGTGCatctcgcgcgtcgcgaTGATCGTCGATAGAGCGTCTGCTATTTCGTGGGGCTTCGCAtttgtcgagctcgtcacgCCCGAACTCGCGTCGGCACTCATgcccttcctcttcctcccgcAACACCAGCCCACGGGGTTCCTCATCTCTGGCGTACCTATTGCTACGTCGTtcgccaaccccaacgcGCTCATCCCTACGCCCTCTGGCCCGATGGGCGGCCAGTTCCTTCTCCGCGCAGCGGCCAACGGGGGCTTTGGGGCTGGTACAATCGACACGCCGGACGGCGAGTTCTGCACCTACTGGCACCAGCAGGCCGGTGCGGTCGAGACTGTTCCGCGCGGTGCGCCAGCTGTTCCCGCCCGTGGCGTGTccctcgagctcagcgACGAGACGCGTCGCTTCCTCGGCAACCTCGCTGGTAAATGGAAACCGCCCAAGCCAACCGGCGCGGCTGCGGTTGCTACCTCAAACGTGCCAGGAGAGGCGTCGTCTTCCGCACCGGGAACAGAAACGCCCTCGGGGCCTCTGGTTGGCGGCATGCAGCCGATCAAGATCGGGTTCGGCAACGCTGTTAAGAAGAAGCCTAAGGAGGAACCGGCGATGGTTGAGATCATGTCGAAgggcctcgtcgatgacgacgacgaggtcgacctcgtAGGCAAGGACTCGGTGTTGCTTTCAAGGA CCAAGGGTGCCCATATTGTTCCCCCAACCTCAACCAGTAGGAAG GTCGCGGGCTTCATCAACAAGTGGAATACCAAGCAGACCGAGCTGTCTACGCCGCGGAAACCCAAGGCACCCAACGCTCCCCCCGCTGGCGTCTCCGCGGCCAATGCAGCGCCAGTGGTACAGGTGCCAGTTCAGCACCAGCAACCAACGCAACCCTCAACCAGCAACGAGTTCGACTTTGGCGACACGCAGAACTTTGCCACGACTGGCAAAGTGGCGTGTCTGCTCTGTCAGCGCCAGTTCAAGTCCGAGGAAATGCTGCGCAAGCACAACGCGCAATCTGAACTACACAAG ACTAACCTTGCGGACAATGCAATCCGAGAGGCCGGAAAGCGCCGCAAGAACAATGCTCTCGCAGCTCAAACAGGCTCCAACCAGCAGTTccgcgaccgcgcggctgagcggcgcgacgtGCACCAACAGCCCGACCGGCCTGCCCTGGACCCAgacccgcgccgccctgTTGGTGATAAGGTGGAGGCCGCCGCACCCAAGGCCCCCGCCCCAGAAAAGAACGTCGGCaacaagctcctcgccaagatgGGCTGGACGAGTGGGACAGGTCTTGGTGTGAACGAAGACGGCCGCGCTGAGCCGGTGCAGGTTCAGCAGTTCGAGGAGCGTGCGGGGCTGGGCGCGACGGCTGGGCGTGAAGCGGGGCGGTGGTCCGGGCCGGGCGGCTGGCAGCGGCGGGCGCAGGACATG ACTCAGGAACGCTTCCAAGAGGCAGAGCGCCAGAACCAGGGCCAGAACTAA
- a CDS encoding uncharacterized protein (ATPase family associated with various cellular activities (AAA)), with the protein MDNSSVDTTDGPSTGTSTPGIGHVKVPPIWRIFTVDDAVWLMWIILLGIPATSFVMLSLGYYHPLFYKLIGPCLTLAAALGWAVYLSPASKVDLSGDIVLITGGATGLGFELARKVLKRGATVVVLCHHEPAEKEPGVKYYLCDVSDRATVARVAKVVREEVGHPSIVVNNAGVVNGKLLLDLTEEEIKNSFGVNAMAAFWVTQEYLPPILRARRGHIVNVSSVLGLIGVAQCSDYCASKAATVAFHQSLRNEIDYRYDASEVRTTLVLPGHILTRMFTKTILPSSFFLRLLTPSLTPSEVADAIVGALGGGRANTVLRLPLFTQSARLLNPSSALVPDIVLRLSHWVSGADWAMTHYGPRPDAGQRLELQRAAKKQADAERRATSDAEFDAENSQPKGSRASTTTAAGPVAPAEDAAERSEGGEAAPEPEGVEPTPPSFPAIVTTLTTPATPTEPLVFEHHVLFNHLATSFVPANQPSVLRDSGRDRPSIITEGPRGVFLPQAGHHNTAEEAPANSAVEDPVIALVSPFEGGDAYISRAVHEVAGHLSADVVRLDVALGVGFDGPYAPLAETGITAPPIAQASNPLFQTPPAADHGHHMMEEEEVGGEEEEQNSVPNMVRIPLMAAIPGGSPFGMPGPTPRRPENEEEWVSFFTGLINLQVEGQTASANRRIILLESTAALAETFDVWWPHLLEAVRRRRRPVRKGKKSATLQPTTIVLSIPPSLLLPHTAYMSEPGGETAAEEGKDRLRSVVEALGASVNAIHVDGGADRAEEKLWFSSEEHDIEGRQRREERRLRAILHNGAGALLPFDASSSQQQQPSSHPILDMLMGRNKKNKDGSMSESIVWKTLAIVPSVRDTTLEQHERTRRRRALNAAIMMRAVGQLGATLEEPLSMLEAPDSTPPRGRQRRLQRLKEPDPEWSELVIAWKDAVDLASTAVGKAAISAEKESDKLVLKWKDIQEARAIAYDHERQVTDTVSQYLAASDIAHAKMRQKQAKTDTPADPVVETLKKSKDLNKHEKRLLSCIVDQQKLASSSFKDVHLPFNTIDAIRTVISLPLLFPDAFQGGILKDHVTSGALLFGPPGTGKTLLARAIAAESGARMLAIQPSDVNDMWVGEGEKLVKAVFSIARRLSPCVVFIDEVDSLFGARSARDSSGGSKAHNQILTEFMQEMDGLSSANANRDKRVVVLGATNRPFDLDDAVLRRLPRRLLVDLPTEEDRKAILNILLRNEKLASDVDIDAIAKKTEGFSGSDLKHLCVAAALAAVKEMVVVPWKSALSGSSTPAAVQTSSTGHGPGARQDLPLAVEEEPVNDTHEVKTIPQTPQASAEFDFAVDFTANNSPAAKLVEEAYLKQLEAQAKNEADTRAAESGTATPTQPEESEGTEARTAEGAEEGEGALETPSETPRPSYADRVVHAKHFDTALTEIRPSSSEEGTLPELRKWAEQYGEGGKKAGKKSGFGKGFGFGELPLEKRKGFGRVKADE; encoded by the exons ATGGACAACAGCAGTGTGGATACAACAGATGGGCCAAGCACTGGCACTTCAACCCCTGGCATTGGACACGTCAAGGTGCCACCAATCTGGCGCATCTTCACAGTAGATGAcg CTGTCTGGCTCATGTGGATCATTCTCCTAGGAATTCCCGCTACCAGTTTTGTCATGTTGTCGCTCGGTTACTATCATCCCTTATTCTACAAGCTCATCGGGCCATGCCTCACGCTGG ccgCTGCTCTCGGTTGGGCTGTGTACCTTTCTCCAGCGTCCAAGGTGGACCTCAGCGGCGACATTGTTCTCATTACTGGTG gcgCGACGGGCCTCGGGTTTGAgctggcgaggaaggtgctCAAACGCGGCGCAACGGTTGTCGTCCTCTGCCACCACGAGCCTGCTGAGAAGGAACCGGGAGTCAAGTACTACCTGTGCGACGTGTCGGACCGCGCAACAGTGGCACGCGTGGCCAAGGTGgtccgcgaggag GTAGGACACCCGTCCATTGTCGTGAACAATGCCGGTGTTGTCAACGGAAAGCTACTCCTCGACCTTACCGAGGAAGAGATCAAGAA ctccTTCGGTGTCAACGCGATGGCTGCATTCTGGGTGACTCAAGAGTACCTTCCTCCCATATTGCGCGCCAGGAGAGGCCACATCGTCAACGTCTCGAGCGTGTTAGGTCTCATCGGCGTCGCTCAATGTT CCGATTATTGTGCATCCAAGGCTGCTACAGTCGCATTCCACCAGAGTCTTCGCAACGAGATCGACTATCG CTACGATGCGTCTGAGGTCCGTACCACCCTCGTTCTTCCCGGTCACATCTTGACCCGCATGTTCACCAAGACGATCCTTCCGAGCTCGttcttcctccgcctcctgacgccctccttgacgccATCTGAGGTCGCAGATGCGATTGTTGGAGCAttgggtggagggagagCCAACACTGTTCTTCGCTTGCCACTGTTTACGCAGTCTGCGCGGCTCCTTAACCCGAGTTCGGCGCTTGTACCCGATATCGTGCTCCGACTGAGTCATTGG GTCTCTGGAGCGGACTGGGCCATGACTCACTATGGCCCTCGACCTGACGCTGGACAGCGTCTCGAACTCCAGCGGGCAGCCAAGAAGCAAGCTGACGCGGAGAGGAGAGCAACTTCTGACGCCGAGTTTGACGCAGAGAACTC GCAACCCAAGggctcgcgcgcgtccacCACAACGGCTGCGGGACCAGTGGCGCCAGCCGAGGATGCTGCGGAGCGATCGGAAGGAGGTGAAGCGGCACCAGAACCGGAAGGCGTCGAgcccacgccgccctcgtTCCCAGCAATTGTgacgacgttgacgacTCCGGCCACCCCGACAGAACCCCTGGTGTTCGAGCATCACGTCCTATTCAACCACCTCGCGACATCTTTTGTCCCAGCCAACCAGCCTTCGGTACTGAGGGATAGTGGGCGTGACCGCCCGTCCATCATCACCGAGGGCCCGCGCGGCGTGTTCCTCCCGCAAGCGGGGCATCATAACACTGCAGAAGAGGCTCCAGCCAATTCGGCCGTCGAAGATCCGGTTATCGCGCTCGTTTCGCCATTTGAAGGTGGCGACGCGTACATCTCACGCGCGGTACACGAGGTCGCGGGTCACCTCTCAGCTGATGTCGTGCGTCTGGACGTTGCGCTTGGTGTGGGCTTTGACGGCCCATACGCCCCGCTGGCTGAGACTG GCAtcaccgcgccgccgatcGCGCAGGCGAGCAACCCGCTCTTCCAGACGCCACCTGCTGCAGATCATGGCCACCACATgatggaggaagaggaggttgggggtgaggaggaggagcagaaCAGCGTGCCCAACATGGTGCGCATCCCGCTCATGGCCGCGATTCCCGGCGGCTCGCCATTCGGCATGCCGGGACCAACTCCGCGCCGTCCTGAGAATGAGGAGGAATGGGTCAGTTTCTTCACGGGCCTCATCAACTTGCAGGTGGAAGGGCAGACTGCGTCGGCGAACCGCCgcatcatcctcctcgagtcCACGgccgcgcttgccgagACGTTTGACGTGTGGTGGCCGCACCTGCTCGAGGCTgtgcgccgtcgtcgccgtccagtgcgcaagggcaagaagagcGCGACGCTGCAGCCGACGACGATCGTTCTCTCCATCCCGCCTAGCCTGCTCCTCCCTCACACCGCGTACATGTCCGAACCTGGAGGCGAGACAGCCGCTGAAGAGGGCAAGGACCGTCTCCGCTCTGTGGTGGAGGCGCTTGGCGCGTCGGTCAACGCAATCCACGTCGACGGTGGTGCTGACagggccgaggagaagctctGGTTCAGCAGCGAGGAGCACGACATCGAGGGCCggcagcgccgcgaggagcgtcGTCTGCGCGCGATCCTCCACAATGG TGCCGGTGCTCTTCTCCCATTTGACGCGTCGTCTagccagcagcagcagccgtCTTCGCATCCTATCCTGGACATGCTCATGGGACGCAACAAGAAGAACAAGGACGGGTCCATGTCCGAGTCGATTGTGTGGAAGACGCTTGCAATCGTGCCTTCCGTGCGAGACACTACGCTCGAGCAGCACGAGCGTactcgccggcgtcgcgcgctcAATGCCGCCATTATGATGCGCGCCGTTGGTCAGCTTGgcgcgacgctcgaggagccGCTCTCAATGCTCGAGGCGCCcgactcgacgccgcctagaggccgccagcgccgtcTGCAACGCCTAAAGGAGCCTGACCCAGAATGGAGCGAGCTTGTGATCGCCTGGAAGGATGCCGTGGACCTCGCGAGCACCGCAGTTGGCAAGGCTGCCATCTCGGCGGAGAAGGAAAgcgacaagctcgtgcTCAAGTGGAAGGATATCcaggaggcgcgcgcgattGCGTACGATCACGAGCGTCAGGTGACCGACACGGTCTCGCAGTACCTCGCTGCGTCGGACATTGCGCACGCAAAGATGCGACAGAAGCAGGCCAAGACAGACACGCCCGCTGACCCCGTTGTCGAAACGCTCAAAAAGTCCAAGGATCTGAACAAGCACGAGAAGCGGCTGTTGTCGTGCATCGTCGACCAGCAGAagctcgcctcgtcgtcgttcaAGGACGTGCATCTCCCGTTCAACACCATCGACGCAATCCGTACGGTCAtctcgctcccgctcctcttccccgaTGCGTTCCAAGGCGGCATTCTCAAGGACCACGTCACGTCCggcgccctcctcttcggccCACCAGGCACGGGTAAGACGTTACTCGCCAGAGCGATTGCTGCAGAGAGTGGGGCGCGCATGCTGGCCATCCAGCCGAGTGACGTCAACGACATGTGGgttggtgagggcgagaagctGGTCAAGGCCGTGTTCAGCATTGCGCGCCGGCTCTCGCCGTGTGTCGTGTTCATTGACGAAGTGGACTCGCTCTTCGGGGCTCGCAGTGCGCGTGACTCGTCGGGCGGCTCCAAGGCCCACAACCAGATCCTCACCGAATTCATGCAGGAGATGGACGGGTTGAGCTCTGCCAACGCGAACCGCGacaagcgcgtcgtcgtgctGGGCGCCACGAACCGGCCGTTCGACCTGGACGACGCCGTGCTCCGTCGGCTCCCACGGCGTCTCCTTGTCGACCTGCccaccgaggaggaccgcAAGGCGATCCTCAACATCCTCCTGCGCAACGAGAAGCTGGCGTccgacgtcgacattgacgccATCGCCAAGAAGACCGAGGGCTTCTCAGGCTCGGATCTGAAAC atcTCTGTGTTGCCGCTGCCTTGGCAGCTGTCAAGGAGATGGTCGTCGTTCCATGGAAGAGCGCTTTGTCTgggtcctcgacgccggcggcagTGCAGACCTCGTCTACTGGTCACGGACCTGGCGCGCGCCAGGACCTGCCactcgcggtcgaggaggagcccgTGAACGACACACACGAGGTCAAGACGATACCCCAAACGCCGCAGGCCAGCGCTGAATTCGATTTCGCGGTCGATTTCACGGCCAACAACTCGCCGGCGGCCAAACTGGTCGAGGAAGCATATCTGAAGCAGCTGGAGGCGCAGGCGAAGAACGAGGCGGACACGCGGGCGGCTGAGTCTGGAACTGCCACCCCCACCCAGCCCGAGGAGAGTGAAGGCACTGAGGCGAGGACAGCggagggcgccgaggagggcgaagGAGCTTTGGAGACACCGTCTGAAACCCCGCGCCCGTCGTACGCGGACCGCGTTGTGCACGCCAAGCACTTTGACACGGCGCTCACTGAAATCCGGCCATCGTCGAGCGAGGAGGGTACGCTGCCCGAACTGCGCAAGTGGGCGGAGCAGTATGGCGAGGGTGGTAAGAAGGCGGGCAAGAAGAGCGGGTTCGGCAAGGGCTTTGGCTTTGGCGAGCTGCCGctggagaagaggaagggtTTCGGCcgcgtcaaggccgacgaaTAG